Below is a window of Streptomyces qaidamensis DNA.
CAATCGGCGCACACGTTTCTCACGTGTGTATCGCTACTCATGCCTGCATTCTCACTCGTGAACCGTCCACAACTACCTTCCGGTGCTGCTTCACCCGGCACACGACGCTCCCCTACCCATCCACACAGGCGTTGGCCCTATTGTGTGAATGACACGACTTCGGCGGTACGCTTGAGCCCCGCTACATTGTCGGCGCGGAATCACTAGACCAGTGAGCTATTACGCACTCTTTCAAGGGTGGCTGCTTCTAAGCCAACCTCCTGGTTGTCTCTGCGACTCCACATCCTTTCCCACTTAGCGTACGCTTAGGGGCCTTAGTCGATGCTCTGGGCTGTTTCCCTCTCGACCATGGAGCTTATCCCCCACAGTCTCACTGCCGCGCTCTCACTTACCGGCATTCGGAGTTTGGCTAAGGTCAGTAACCCGGTAGGGCCCATCGCCTATCCAGTGCTCTACCTCCGGCAAGAAACACACGACGCTGCACCTAAATGCATTTCGGGGAGAACCAGCTATCACGGAGTTTGATTGGCCTTTCACCCCTAACCACAGGTCATCCCCCAGGTTTTCAACCCTGGTGGGTTCGGTCCTCCACGAAGTCTTACCTCCGCTTCAACCTGCCCATGGCTAGATCACTCCGCTTCGGGTCTTGAGCGTGCTACTGAAACGCCCTATTCGGACTCGCTTTCGCTACGGCTTCCCCACACGGGTTAACCTCGCAACACACCGCAAACTCGCAGGCTCATTCTTCAAAAGGCACGCAGTCACGAGAACAAGGCAAGCCTTGTTCCGACGCTCCCACGGCTTGTAGGCACACGGTTTCAGGTACTATTTCACTCCGCTCCCGCGGTACTTTTCACCATTCCCTCACGGTACTATCCGCTATCGGTCACCAGGGAATATTTAGGCTTAGCGGGTGGTCCCGCCAGATTCACACGGGATTTCTCGGGCCCCGTGCTACTTGGGTGTCTCTCAAACGAGCCGCTGATGTTTCGACTACGGGGGTCTTACCCTCTACGCCGGACCTTTCGCATGTCCTTCGCCTACATCAACGGTTTCTGACTCGTCCTGTTGCCGGCAGACAACAGAAGAGAGATCCCACAACCCCGCATACGCAACCCCTGCCGGGTCTCACACGTATACGGTTTAGCCTCATCCGGTTTCGCTCGCCACTACTCCCGGAATCACGGTTGTTTTCTCTTCCTGCGGGTACTGAGATGTTTCACTTCCCCGCGTTCCCTCCACACTGCCTATGTGTTCAGCAGCGGGTGACAGCCCATGACGACTGCCGGGTTTCCCCATTCGGAAACCCCCGGATCAAAGCCTGGTTGACGACTCCCCGGGGACTATCGTGGCCTCCCACGTCCTTCATCGGTTCCTGGTGCCAAGGCATCCACCGTGCGCCCTTAAAAACTTGGCCACAGATGCTCGCGTCCACTGTGCAGTTCTCAAACAACGACCAGCCACCCATCACCCCGCCCTCACAGGCGAGTTCACTGGGGCTGGCGACTGAGGAAGTTCATTCCCTCAGACACCCAACAGCGTGCCCGGCCAAGTCCCGTCCGGAGATCGTGCGTTCCACGCTCTTGCGAGCAGTACTAGCAGCCTCCGACCCGAGGTCCTGACCGAATAGTCAACGTTCCACCCATGAGCAACCAGCATCAGACATTCGCCGATGTACTGGCCTCTGACCTCACCCCGAAGGGATCGGTAAGAAGTGCTCCTTAGAAAGGAGGTGATCCAGCCGCACCTTCCGGTACGGCTACCTTGTTACGACTTCGTCCCAATCGCCAGTCCCACCTTCGACAGCTCCCTCCCACAAGGGGTTGGGCCACCGGCTTCGGGTGTTACCGACTTTCGTGACGTGACGGGCGGTGTGTACAAGGCCCGGGAACGTATTCACCGCAGCAATGCTGATCTGCGATTACTAGCAACTCCGACTTCATGGGGTCGAGTTGCAGACCCCAATCCGAACTGAGACCGGCTTTTTGAGATTCGCTCCACCTCGCGGTATCGCAGCTCATTGTACCGGCCATTGTAGCACGTGTGCAGCCCAAGACATAAGGGGCATGATGACTTGACGTCGTCCCCACCTTCCTCCGAGTTGACCCCGGCGGTCTCCTGTGAGTCCCCATCACCCCGAAGGGCATGCTGGCAACACAGAACAAGGGTTGCGCTCGTTGCGGGACTTAACCCAACATCTCACGACACGAGCTGACGACAGCCATGCACCACCTGTACACCGACCACAAGGGGGCGCCTGTCTCCAGACGTTTCCGGTGTATGTCAAGCCTTGGTAAGGTTCTTCGCGTTGCGTCGAATTAAGCCACATGCTCCGCTGCTTGTGCGGGCCCCCGTCAATTCCTTTGAGTTTTAGCCTTGCGGCCGTACTCCCCAGGCGGGGAACTTAATGCGTTAGCTGCGGCACCGACGACGTGGAATGTCGCCAACACCTAGTTCCCACCGTTTACGGCGTGGACTACCAGGGTATCTAATCCTGTTCGCTCCCCACGCTTTCGCTCCTCAGCGTCAGTAATGGCCCAGAGATCCGCCTTCGCCACCGGTGTTCCTCCTGATATCTGCGCATTTCACCGCTACACCAGGAATTCCGATCTCCCCTACCACACTCTAGCTAGCCCGTATCGAATGCAGACCCGGGGTTAAGCCCCGGGCTTTCACACCCGACGTGACAAGCCGCCTACGAGCTCTTTACGCCCAATAATTCCGGACAACGCTCGCGCCCTACGTATTACCGCGGCTGCTGGCACGTAGTTAGCCGGCGCTTCTTCTGCAGGTACCGTCACTTTCGCTTCTTCCCTGCTGAAAGAGGTTTACAACCCGAAGGCCGTCATCCCTCACGCGGCGTCGCTGCATCAGGCTTTCGCCCATTGTGCAATATTCCCCACTGCTGCCTCCCGTAGGAGTCTGGGCCGTGTCTCAGTCCCAGTGTGGCCGGTCGCCCTCTCAGGCCGGCTACCCGTCGTCGCCTTGGTGAGCCATTACCTCACCAACAAGCTGATAGGCCGCGGGCTCATCCTTCACCGCCGGAGCTTTTAACCTCCACCCAGGAGGATGGAAGTGTTATCCGGTATTAGACCCCGTTTCCAGGGCTTGTCCCAGAGTGAAGGGCAGATTGCCCACGTGTTACTCACCCGTTCGCCACTAATCCCCACCGAAGTGGTTCATCGTTCGACTTGCATGTGTTAAGCACGCCGCCAGCGTTCGTCCTGAGCCAGGATCAAACTCTCCGTGAATGTTTTCCCGTAATCGGGATGAACACCACGAGAGCGGAACAGTCAGGCGGAATAGGCCCGACCGTTCACAGCGTCCTCGCTGTGTTTTCTTCAAAGGAACCTCGCCCCAGCCGTTATGGCCGGAGACGGGGTATCAACATATCTGGCGTTGACTTTTGGCACGCTGTTGAGTTCTCAAGGAACGGTCGCTTCCTTTGTACTCACCCTCTCGGGCTTTCCTCCGGGCGCTTCCCTTCGGTCTTGCGTTTCCGACTCTATCAGATCCTTTTCGATCCGATTCCCTGTCGGCGGGATTTGCCGTTCGGCCTGGGCTTTCGCCTGTCGGCCTTTCGACATTCACTACGTTAGCCGATTCTCCGTCCAACTCATAATCGAGTCTGTCGGCGCCGAATTCAGGCATGCGGGCACGCCGAATTCGCCCCTGCTGAGGGGAGTCGCTAGGTAGTGGTTTGGCCGCTTCCGGCTGTAGGCGATTGCCTTACCCGGTTCAGCGGCTCGGACTACATTACGCATCCGGGCAGGGCGCGTCAACTTCGGCGGCGCCTCGGGGCATGGGCTCGATAGGGGCTCACCGTCGGGTCGTTGGCGACCCAGAAGCGCCAGGGGTGCACGGCTCCGTCGCCGCCCACGCCGGTGCGGGGGCCGTTGAGTACCTGGTCGGAGGGCACGGAAGTGCCCGTCAGCATGCGGAGCGGGGTGTCCTGAGAGGTGCACGCGTCCGTGCCGTCGAGGGAGCGGTCCACGTTGAGGGCCGTGGCCAGGCGGGCCGGGCCTTTGGCCAGTTCCTTGTCGTTGCGGGCCGAGAGTCGACGGGTCCGGGCCAGTTCGGCGCCCTCGATGATCTCGCCGGCCCGGAGCAGGACCGCGCTCGCCTTTCCCTCGGGGCCGCAGACCAGGTTCATGCAGAACCACATGCCGTAGGTGAAGTAGACGTACACGTGACCGGGCGGACCGAACATCACGTCGTTGCGGGCCGTACGGCCGCGATAGGCGTGGGAGCCGGGGTCGTCGGCACCGTCGTAGGCCTCGACCTCGGTGATGCGGAGGGCGATCGGACCGTCCGGGGTGCTGCGTACCAGGATGCGGCCCAGGAGGTCGGGGGCGACATCGAGGACGGGCCGGTCGAAGAACTCCCTGGACAGGGGCGTACGGTCGGGGGTCGCGATCATGCCGTCCGAGGGTACTGGAGACGCGTGGTGTCGCGGGGTGGCCGTCGGGCACCGGCCTTGTAAGGGTGGGGCATGGAACCGGCCACGGCCGGATCGCGTTTGTAAGGATCAAGGATCCACCCGTAGTGGGCGAGAGGGAGAGACATGGCGTTCAAGAAGCTGCTCGCGAGCCTGGGGGCCGGCGGGGCTTCGGTCGAGACGGTGCTGCACGAGGTCAACGTCGTCCCGGGCGGTGTCGTCCAGGGTGAGGTGCGAATCCAGGGCGGGTCCGTCAACCAGCAGATCGAGGGGCTCTCGGTCGGGCTGCAGGCCAAGGTCGAGGTGGAGAGCGGCGACCAGGAGTACAAGCAGGACATCGAGTTCACGAAGTCGCGGCTGGGCGGGGCGTTCGAGCTGCAGGCGAACGCCGTGCACGCGGTGCAGTTCGGTCTCGAGATCCCGTGGGAGACGCCGATCACGATGATCGACGGGCAGGCGCTCCGCGGGATGAACATCGGGGTGTCCACCGAGCTGGAGATCGCGCGTGCGGCGGACTCCGGTGACCTGGACCCGGTCAACGTGCACCCGCTGCCGGCGCAGAAGGCGATCCTCGACGCGTTCGTCCAGCTGGGCTTCCGGTTCAAGAACGCGGACATGGAGCGCGGTGTCATCCGGGGTACGCGGCAGAAGCTGCCGTTCTACCAGGAGATCGAGTTCTACCCGCCGCAGCAGTACCGGGGGCTGAACCAGATCGAGCTGAGCTTCGTGGCCGACCAGCACACGATGGACGTGGTGCTGGAGATGGACAAGAAGCCGGGGCTGTTCAGCGAGGGCAGCGACACCTTCCGGTCGTTCCAGGTGGGTCTGAACGACTACCAGGGGACCGACTGGACCGCCTATCTCAACCAGTGGCTGTCCGAGGTCGGCAGCAAGCGCAACTGGTTCTAGGCTCGGGGGCGACTGCAAGAAACGATCAGGAGGTACCGAGGTGACCGAGCTCAAGCGGCGGCCGCTCCCCCACGACTTCCATCCGCCCGTTGCGTCGTTCACGGTGACGAGCGCGGACATCGAGGAAGGTGCGACGCTCAAGGACGCTCAGGTCCAGGCGGCGGGCAACACCTCGCCGCAGCTGCGGTGGGAGGGCTTCCCGCCCGAGACCAAGAGCTTTGCCGTGACCTGCTACGACCCCGACGCTCCGACGGGCAGCGGGTTCTGGCACTGGGTGCTGTTCGACATCCCGGCGTCGGTGACCGAGCTGCCGGCCGGTGCGGGCAGCGGCAAGTTCGAGGGTCTGCCGGAGGGCGCGATCCACGCTCGTAACGACTACGGCGGCAAGGAGTTCGGCGGGGCCGCGCCGCCGCCCGGGGACGGGCCGCACCGGTATGTGTTCACGGTGTACGCCGTGGATGAGGCGAATCTCGGTCCGGACGCGGACGCGTCGCCTGCCGTCGTCGGCTTCAACCTCAGGTTCCACACGATCGGGCGGGCCCAGCTGATCGGTGAGTACGAGGTGCCCGCCGAGGGCTGAGGAAGCCGTCTGCGATCCCGGCGTTCACGGAACGTTTGCCCGCTCCTGGTCTTGGAATTGATCAGGAGCGGGCATTTTTGTTGCCGGGGGTCGCGGGGGTCACCTCCCGTAGGAGCAGCAGATATTGCGTTGTCCATCTCGGCGTGCCCGGCCAGAGTTGATCCCAGCCCGCCAGGGGGTGGGCCGGTGCACACGGGAGGTGGGCTGGTATGCGGGACACGCTGGTACTGAACGCGAGCTTCGAGCCGCTGTCGACGGTGACGTTGAACCGAGCCGTCGTTCTGGTGCTTCAGGACAAGGCCGTCGTCGAGCAGGCCCACCCCGAACTGCGGATGCGGGGAGCCGCGGTCGACATACCGGCGCCCCGCGTGATCAGGCTCTGCCAGTACGTACGGGTGCCGTTCCGAAGACGAGCGCCGTGGTCGAGGCGGGGTGTGCTGATCAGGGACCGGAACCGGTGCGCGTACTGCGGGAGGCGGGCGACGACCGTGGACCACGTGGTGCCACGGTCGCAGGGGGGTCAGGACACGTGGCTGAACACGGTGGCCTCGTGCGCGCAGGACAATCACCGTAAGGCGAACCGGACTCCGGAGGAGGCGGGGATGCCGCTGCTGCGGCAGCCGTTCGAGCCGACTCCGGCGGACGCGATGCTGCTGGCGCTGGGGCAGGACGACTTCGACGCGCTGCCGGAGTGGCTGGCACAGCCCGCGGCCTAGAGCTGTCACACGGAGGGCCCGCTTCCCCGGGGAAGCGGGCCCTCCGTGTGTGCCGGGTCAGTCGATGGGCGGCTTCTCGCGGCGCTCCTGGGCGGGGACGCCGGCTTGGGGCGCGCCTGAGTTGCCGCCGGAACCGCCGCCGAGGCCGCCGAAGTTGCCCATGGCGCCGGACAGACCCTTGAGGGCGTCGCCGATCTCGCTGGGGACGATCCAGAGCTTGTTGGCGTCGCCTTCGGCGATCTTGGGGAGCATCTGGAGGTACTGGTAGGAGAGGAGCTTCTGGTCCGGGTCGCCGGCGTGGATGGCCTCGAAGACCGTGCGGACGGCCTGGGCCTCGCCCTCGGCGCGCAGGGCGGCGGCTTTGGCCTCACCTTCGGCGCGCAGGATCTGGGACTGCTTCTCACCTTCGGCGCGCAGGATCTCCGACTGCCGGACACCTTCGGCCTGGAGGATGGCGGCGCGCTTGTCGCGGTCGGCGCGCATCTGCTTCTCCATCGAGTCCTGGATGGAGGTGGGCGGTTCGATCGCCTTGAGCTCGACGCGGTTGACGCGGATGCCCCACTTGCCGGTGGCCTCGTCGAGGACGCCGCGCAGGGCCGCGTTGATCTCCTCGCGGGAGGTGAGGGTCCGCTCCAGGTCCATGCCGCCGATGATGTTGCGGAGGGTGGTGACGGTGAGCTGCTCGATCGCCTGGATGTAGCTGGCGACTTCGTAGGTGGCGGCCCGCGCGTCGGTCACCTGGTAGTAGATGACGGTGTCGATGTTGACGACCAGGTTGTCCTGGGTGATCACTGGCTGCGGCGGGAAGGGGACGACCTGTTCACGCAGGTCGATGCGGTTGCGGATGGTGTCGATGAACGGGACGACGATGTTGAGGCCCGCGTTGAGTGTCCGCGTGTAGCGCCCGAAGCGCTCGACGATGGCCGCGCTGGCCTGTGGGATGACTTGGATCGTCTTGATCAGGGCGATGAAGACCAACACCACCAGAATGATCAGGACGATGATGACCGGTTCCATCGTCGTTCCCCGTGTCCCTTCTCCGCTTCGGCGCCTTCGGCAGATCTTATGGTTGTCGAAGATCTTGCTGGTCGAGTCTGACAGACCGTCGCGTACCTGGCGAGGAGTTCACTCCAGTTACGTCCTGCGAGGTCACATGACGATCGCCGTGGCTCCCTCGATGTCCACGACATCCACTTCCTCGCCTGATTCGTAAACGCGGTCGGTGTCGAGGGCGCGGGCCGACCAGACCTCTCCGGCCAGCTTGATCCGGCCTCCGGAGGCGTCGACGCGTTCCAGGACGACGGCTCGTCTGCCCTTCAACGCCTCCACGCCGGAGGCGAATTGGGGTCGTTGAGCACGGTGCCGGTTCGCGATGGGCCGGACGACGGCGATGCCCGCGGCCGAGATGACGGCGAAGACCACGACCTGGGCGACGGCTCCGCCGCCGAAGACGCCGGTGACCACCGCCGCGGCGATGGCGCCCACCGCCAGCATGCCGAGTTCGGGCATCGCGGTGACCACGAGCGCGATGCCGAGCGCTGCCGCGCCGATCAGCCACCACAGCCATGCGTCGATTTCCACATGGTCATGGTAGGTCCGAGGACCCTGTCGCCGACAGGGCGCCCGTGGTGTGAAATCCCGTTCTCACCCTGGGATTTGGGAGGCGGCGGTCAGGATCAGGAGAGCGGGAGGCCCTGCGCGGTCCAGCGCTCGCCCGACTGTTCGACGACGAGCGGGAGGCCGAAGCAGAGGGAGAGGTTGCGGGAGGTCAGCTCCAGCTCCAGCGGGCCGGCGGCGAGGACCTTGCCCTGGCGGATCATGAGGACGTGGGTGAAGCCCGGGGGGATCTCCTCGACGTGGTGGGTGACCATGAGCATCGAGGGGGCGATCGGGTCGAGGGCGAGGCGGCCGAGGCGGCGGACGAGGTCCTCGCGGCCGCCGAGGTCGAGGCCGGCGGCGGGCTCGTCGAGGAGGAGGAGCTCGGGGTCGGTCATCAGGGCGCGGGCGATCAGGGTGCGCTTGCGCTCGCCTTCGGAGAGCGTGCCGAACCTGCGGTCCAGGTACTCGCTCATGCCGAGGCGGTCGAGGAAGGCGCGGGCGCGCTGCTCGTCGATGTCCTCGTAGTCCTCGTGCCAGGTGGCGGTCATGCCGTACGCGGCGGTCAGGACCGTCTCCAGGACCGTCTGGCGCTTGGGGAGCTTCTCGGTCATGGCGATGCCGGCCATTCCGATGCGGGGGCGCAGCTCGAAGACGTCGGTGCCGGGCCGGCCGAGGGTCTCGCCGAGGATGGCGGTGGTGCCCGAGCTGGGGAAGAGGTAGGTGGAAGCGAGGTTGAGGAGGGTGGTCTTGCCGGCGCCGTTCGGGCCGAGGATGACCCAGCGCTCGCCCTCCTTGACCGACCAGGAGACCTGGTCCACCAGAGCCCGGCCCTCACGGACCACGGATACGTCCTGAAGCTCCAGAACATCGCTCATGAGCGCGTTGTCTCCCCTTGCAGTGTGGCCGGTCTCGGCTGTCGCGTAAGCCTGTGGCTCGGTCCGCCGCGCCTGTGGGCGCAGCCCTCCATGAAATCTACGCCACCGGTCGGCCGGGGCATTCCCTCGGTCCGGTCCTTGGAGGGTCCTAGGGTGGAGGCATGCTCTCGGAACCACGTGCTGGACGTCTCGCAGCTTGGGGAAATGCCCTATTGGCCGGGCTTGTCTCGCCCGACGACGCCGTGCTGGCCGTCGTCGGCGCGGACGCGGTGCACCGAGTGGAGGGGCTGGCGGGTGAGTCGGGGCAGGTCGGACTGACGCTCGCGCTCGGGCGGCTGCGGACGCTCGGGGTGACCGGGTTGCGGGTGGCTCTGCCCGCGCCGGGGCATCCGCTGGGGCTGAGCGGCCCGCCGGAGTTCAACGCGCGTGCGCTGGAGGCCGAGGAGGCGGTGGTCTGTCACGGCGCCGCCTACGGGCTGGTGCCGGACGTGTACGAGGCCGGGCCCGAGGGCGTGCAGGTCGAGGTGGTGTGGCATGTGCTGCCGGTGCGGGAGGCGCCGCCGGCGGATGTGCCGTCGCTGGGCGAGGCGGAGCGGGAGCTGGCGGAGGCCCTGCGGGAGGCCACGGAGGTGCTGTCACGGCTGGATGTGGCGGGGTCCGGGCCGGTGGCGGAGGCGGCGGTCGATGCGTACCGGGCGCGGGCCGAGCGGGGGCGGGAGGTGCTGGCGCCGGGGTATCCGCCGCGGGCTGTGCGGGTGCTGGAGCTGGCGCAGCGGGTGGGGACGCTGATCGCCGTGGCGACGGAGAGTGGGCACGGGGGCGCGGTGAGTTCGTCGGAGATTGCCGCGCGGCGGGAGGCGTTGCGGCCGGTTGAGCGGACGGCTCGGCGGGCGCAGGTCGCGGCGTACAACTCCGTTGTGGAGGAGCGGGAGCGGGGGGTGCGGTGACTGTCGGTTCCCGGTGGTCGGCGTTGGTACGAGGTACCTGGGGGGTTCGCTCCTAGGTCCCCGTCGGCCTGAGCGGCCTCGTTCTCAAGCGCCGGACGGGCTGGATCGCACGCCACCGCACGGCACACATGCCAGACCGGCCTCCCGGGCAGGACCGGGAGGCCGGGGCACCTCCGGCTCGGAGACGGAGGTGGGGTGTCAGTGGTTGACGGCGAGGTTGCCGAAGGCCGGGTTCAGGATGCCCACGACGTTCACGCTGTTGCCGGACACGTTGACCGGGACGTGCACCGGGGCCTGGACGACGTTGCCCGAGCCGACGCCCGGGGAGCCCACGGCCTGGCCGTCGGCGTGCGCGCTGGTGGCGGAGGCCATGCCCGCGCCGGCTGCCAGCAGGCCACCCGTCACCATCGTCACGGCCGCTGCCTTCTTCAGGTTCTTCACTTCTGAGCCCTCCTTGCGATTGCCGCGGCAGGCGCCGCAGCACGCACTGGAGAACGGCGGAGAACCATGGAGGTTGCGCCATATGAGGGACGTTCCCACGACAGTATGAATCTCGGTTCGGAACGCAACCTTCCGTGTTGCCGTGGGTGAAGCCTGTCAGCCCGTCACGCCATGGCGAACGGCCCACAACGCGGCCTGCGTCCGGTCGGCCAGGTCGAGTTTCATCAGGATGTTCGAGACGTGGGTCTTGACGGTCTTCTCGGAGAGGACGAGCGCGCGGGCGATCTCCCGGTTGGAACGGCCGTCCGCTATCAGCCCGAGTACCTCGCGTTCCCGCTCGGTGAGCGAACCGGCCCTTCCCGTCCCGGCGTTGCTCTCCTCCTGCGCCAACAGGGCGCCGGCGACCTCCGGCTGGAGGAGGATGTGCCCGGCGTGCACCGAGCGGATGGCCCCGGCCAGGGCGTCGGGGTCGACGTCCTTGTAGACGTATCCGGCGGCGCCGGCGCGCAGGGCCGGAACCACCGTGCGCTGCTCGGTGAAGCTGGTGACGATCAGCACGCGCGCGGTGTTGGCCAGCTCGCGGAGTCTGCGCAGGGCGTCGACGCCGTCCATGCCCGGCATCTTGACGTCCATGAGGATGACGTCGGGCTTCAGCTCCTCGGCGCGGTCGACTCCTTCGGAGCCGTCCGCCGCCTCGCCGACGACCTCGATGTCGTCCTGCACTTCGAGGAAGGTGCGCAGGCCCCGGCGGACGACCTGATGGTCGTCGACGAGCAGCACCTTGATCGCGTCAGCCACCGGGGACCTCCATCTCGATGACGGTGCCCTTGCCGGGCACCGATTCCACGGTCAGCGAGCCGCCGGCGCCGCTCGCCCGGTCCCGCATGGAGACCAGGCCGAGGTGGCGTCCCGCGCGGCGCACCGCCTGCGGGTCGAAGCCGCTGCCGTCGTCCGTGATCCGCAGGACGGCTCCGCCGCCGCGGCGGTCCAGGGTCACGTCGACGTGGTCGGCGCCGGAGTGGCGCAGGGCGTTGTGCAGGGCTTCCTGTGCGACGCGCAGGAGGGCCTCCTCCTGGGATGCGGGCAGAGCCTTCACGCCGTGGCCGGCGAAGGTGACGCGGGCGCTGTGGGCCCGGTCGAGAACCTGTATCTGTGTCCGGAGGGTCGCCACGAGGCCGTCCTCGTCAAGGGCGGCCGGCCGCAACTCGACGACCGCGGCGCGCAGTTCGTCGGCGGCCTCGGCGGCCAGGGCCGCGACCTGCTGGAGTTCGCCCTTGGCGCGGGAGGGGTCGCGGTCCACCAGGCGGGCCGCGGCCTGGGCGGTCAGGCGCAGGGAGAACAGCTTCTGGCTGACCGCGTCGTGCAGTTCGTGGGCGAGGCGGGAGCGCTCCTCGGCGATGGTCAGTTCACGGCTGCGCTCGTAGAGGCGGGCGTTGGTGAGGGCGATCGCGGCATGCTGGGCGAGGATGCCGAGCAGCTCTTCGTCGTCCTCGGTGAAGCCGCAGCCGCCTTCGGGCCGCTCACAGTTCTTGTTGGCCAGGAACAGCGCTCCGATGACCTCGTCGCCGTCGCGGATCGGCAGGCCCAGGAAGTCGACCAGGTCCGGGTGGGCCTTCGGCCAGCCCTCGAAGCGGGGGTCCTTGCGGACGTCCGCGAGGCGTTCGGCCCTGGCCTCGCGCAGCATCGCGGCGAGGATGCCGTGCTGGCGCGGGAGGGGGCCGATGGCCTTCCACTGCTCCTCGCTGACGCCGTCGACGACGAACTGGGCGAAGCCTCCGTGGTCGTCCGGGACGCCGAGCGCGGCGTACTGCGCGTCGAGCAGCTCGCGGGCCGAGGCGACGATCGTCTTGAGGACGTCGCGCACCTCGAGATGCCTGCTCATGGCCAGCAACGCGGAACTCACCGCGGCGAGGCCGGACCGGGGGCCGTGACTCATGTCCTCACGGTACCGGTGGGCTGTGACAGCCCGGATCGGACCGGTGGCGGCGGGCGCCCGGTCCGGTGGGCCTAGGTCGCAGGGCCGAGGCGGCCGGATGCCGCGGTGCAGGACCGGGGACGCCAGGGCGCAGGACCGCAGAACGCCAGGGGGCAGGACCGCGGACGCCAGGGCACAGGACCGCGGACGCCAGGGCACAGGACCGCGGACGCCAGGGCACAGCGCCGCGGAAGCCGGCGCAGAACCACGGACGCCAGGGCACAGCACCGCGGAAGCCGACGCAGAACCACGGGACGCCAGGGCACAGCGCCGCGGAAGCCGGCGCAGAACCACGGACGCCAGGGGCAGCACCGCGGAAGCCGGCGCAGAACCACGGACGCCAGGGGCAGCGCCGCGGAAGCCGGTGCAGGACCGCGGACGCCGGGCCCGTGGCCTAGGGCGAAAGGACCCGGCGGACCGCGGCCCGCGTCCGAGGCGGCCGGGGTGGCTCCGTTCCTACGGTGTGGGCACGCGGTCACGACGAGGGAGCGGATCATGCCGGTTGCGATCATCACGGGGGCGTCGAAGGGCCTGGGCCGGGCGCTGGCGGAGGCCCTGGCC
It encodes the following:
- a CDS encoding sporulation protein, translating into MAFKKLLASLGAGGASVETVLHEVNVVPGGVVQGEVRIQGGSVNQQIEGLSVGLQAKVEVESGDQEYKQDIEFTKSRLGGAFELQANAVHAVQFGLEIPWETPITMIDGQALRGMNIGVSTELEIARAADSGDLDPVNVHPLPAQKAILDAFVQLGFRFKNADMERGVIRGTRQKLPFYQEIEFYPPQQYRGLNQIELSFVADQHTMDVVLEMDKKPGLFSEGSDTFRSFQVGLNDYQGTDWTAYLNQWLSEVGSKRNWF
- a CDS encoding NfeD family protein; translated protein: MEIDAWLWWLIGAAALGIALVVTAMPELGMLAVGAIAAAVVTGVFGGGAVAQVVVFAVISAAGIAVVRPIANRHRAQRPQFASGVEALKGRRAVVLERVDASGGRIKLAGEVWSARALDTDRVYESGEEVDVVDIEGATAIVM
- a CDS encoding chaplin, producing the protein MKNLKKAAAVTMVTGGLLAAGAGMASATSAHADGQAVGSPGVGSGNVVQAPVHVPVNVSGNSVNVVGILNPAFGNLAVNH
- a CDS encoding SPFH domain-containing protein, which codes for MEPVIIVLIILVVLVFIALIKTIQVIPQASAAIVERFGRYTRTLNAGLNIVVPFIDTIRNRIDLREQVVPFPPQPVITQDNLVVNIDTVIYYQVTDARAATYEVASYIQAIEQLTVTTLRNIIGGMDLERTLTSREEINAALRGVLDEATGKWGIRVNRVELKAIEPPTSIQDSMEKQMRADRDKRAAILQAEGVRQSEILRAEGEKQSQILRAEGEAKAAALRAEGEAQAVRTVFEAIHAGDPDQKLLSYQYLQMLPKIAEGDANKLWIVPSEIGDALKGLSGAMGNFGGLGGGSGGNSGAPQAGVPAQERREKPPID
- a CDS encoding DNA-3-methyladenine glycosylase codes for the protein MIATPDRTPLSREFFDRPVLDVAPDLLGRILVRSTPDGPIALRITEVEAYDGADDPGSHAYRGRTARNDVMFGPPGHVYVYFTYGMWFCMNLVCGPEGKASAVLLRAGEIIEGAELARTRRLSARNDKELAKGPARLATALNVDRSLDGTDACTSQDTPLRMLTGTSVPSDQVLNGPRTGVGGDGAVHPWRFWVANDPTVSPYRAHAPRRRRS
- a CDS encoding GAF domain-containing sensor histidine kinase yields the protein MSHGPRSGLAAVSSALLAMSRHLEVRDVLKTIVASARELLDAQYAALGVPDDHGGFAQFVVDGVSEEQWKAIGPLPRQHGILAAMLREARAERLADVRKDPRFEGWPKAHPDLVDFLGLPIRDGDEVIGALFLANKNCERPEGGCGFTEDDEELLGILAQHAAIALTNARLYERSRELTIAEERSRLAHELHDAVSQKLFSLRLTAQAAARLVDRDPSRAKGELQQVAALAAEAADELRAAVVELRPAALDEDGLVATLRTQIQVLDRAHSARVTFAGHGVKALPASQEEALLRVAQEALHNALRHSGADHVDVTLDRRGGGAVLRITDDGSGFDPQAVRRAGRHLGLVSMRDRASGAGGSLTVESVPGKGTVIEMEVPGG
- a CDS encoding HNH endonuclease is translated as MRDTLVLNASFEPLSTVTLNRAVVLVLQDKAVVEQAHPELRMRGAAVDIPAPRVIRLCQYVRVPFRRRAPWSRRGVLIRDRNRCAYCGRRATTVDHVVPRSQGGQDTWLNTVASCAQDNHRKANRTPEEAGMPLLRQPFEPTPADAMLLALGQDDFDALPEWLAQPAA
- a CDS encoding ABC transporter ATP-binding protein, with the protein product MSDVLELQDVSVVREGRALVDQVSWSVKEGERWVILGPNGAGKTTLLNLASTYLFPSSGTTAILGETLGRPGTDVFELRPRIGMAGIAMTEKLPKRQTVLETVLTAAYGMTATWHEDYEDIDEQRARAFLDRLGMSEYLDRRFGTLSEGERKRTLIARALMTDPELLLLDEPAAGLDLGGREDLVRRLGRLALDPIAPSMLMVTHHVEEIPPGFTHVLMIRQGKVLAAGPLELELTSRNLSLCFGLPLVVEQSGERWTAQGLPLS
- a CDS encoding YbhB/YbcL family Raf kinase inhibitor-like protein; this encodes MTELKRRPLPHDFHPPVASFTVTSADIEEGATLKDAQVQAAGNTSPQLRWEGFPPETKSFAVTCYDPDAPTGSGFWHWVLFDIPASVTELPAGAGSGKFEGLPEGAIHARNDYGGKEFGGAAPPPGDGPHRYVFTVYAVDEANLGPDADASPAVVGFNLRFHTIGRAQLIGEYEVPAEG
- a CDS encoding response regulator, whose amino-acid sequence is MADAIKVLLVDDHQVVRRGLRTFLEVQDDIEVVGEAADGSEGVDRAEELKPDVILMDVKMPGMDGVDALRRLRELANTARVLIVTSFTEQRTVVPALRAGAAGYVYKDVDPDALAGAIRSVHAGHILLQPEVAGALLAQEESNAGTGRAGSLTEREREVLGLIADGRSNREIARALVLSEKTVKTHVSNILMKLDLADRTQAALWAVRHGVTG